ATTACAATATTATCCCGTTTGGAATAATTGAATTTACTATTACTTAAAATATTCAAATGTATTTCATTGTTGTCATAATTCACAAAACTAAAGGTGAATCTGAAATGAAAAGCTTTATATTAATATGCCTCTCCATGCTCCTTTCAGGATGTGTGGAAAAAGAAATCATTGATGAAATTAATTTTGAGGCAGGAGTCGGCTTCGATTTAGCAGAGGATGAAGAAAATACCTATAGAGGAACTGTAGTATTTCAGGAATTCGAGCCTGACAAAAGCGTAATTAATAGGACATTTTCTGCAAATGGATTACTTAGACAAGACATGCGTCTAGATGTTTCCAAGCAGTCATCAGAACCACTTGTCACAGGCGGGCTACAGTTGGCTATATTCGGTCCTGAAATTTCTAAAAAAGGGATATATGACATTGTAGATTCTTTTCATAGAGATGCAAGTATTGGAGCGCGCGTATTTGTTGCTACTGCGGATGGGAAATCAGAAGACTTGTTAAAAGGTGAGTATGGCACGAGAGGGAATGCAACATATATCTATAATCTGATTCAACACAATATTGACCATCGTGATATTCCTTTAACCAATTTGCATATTTTTTCTCGTGACTACTATCAAAAAGGTAAAGACCCATTCCTGCCCCGACTAAAAAAACCGGCAATGATAAAGTAGAAATAGTGGGAATAAGTCTTTTCCAAAACGACAAAGAAGTTAGCACTCTCCCCGCAGAGGAATTGTTCTTTTTTAAATTACTCGTAGATAAATATAGCGAAGGAAACTTTGAGGTTAAGTTAAAAAAAGGAGATATTGCTGCTGTAGAGAGTATAAAATCAAAGAATAAAATCAATATGACTGATGATCTCGCTACCATAACCATCCATCTTAAAGGTATTATTCGTGAGTTTACAGGAGATTTTTTAACCCCACAGATTATTGGAGAGGTTGAAAAGTATCTAGAGAAAGAAATTGAGAAAACCTGCTTAAAATTGTTAAATCAATTTCAACATCTTAGAATAGACCCTGTTGGCTTGGGACACAAGAAAAAAACCAAAATCGGAACTTTGACTTTAAAAAGTGGGAAGACGATTACAAGATGTTAGACTTTGATGTTAAATGTAATGTAGTGATAGAAGAATCAGGCGTTCTTGAATAAGAGAGGACCAAATAAAGATAAACAATATAAATATGCTTTTAATAACTTCTCGTTTTAAAGAAAAACCCTGTTAACAAGCACACAAGTACAATTTGTGTTTTTAATTATTTTTATTCTATAATGATACTTGCAACGAGATAGTTGCTATGACTAGATAGGCCCTTTCCTAGGAGAGGGCTTTTTTTAATCAAAATTTACGAATCTTATCCGAAATAACTATTAGGTGATAATATGTATGGGAGTATAGGGATGAACTTAAGAATGCTTAGAGTGAAGAAGCGACTGACACAACAGGAAGTAGCTAAATCTATTGGGGTTTCTCAAGACACTATCAGCAATTACGAGCGTAACTCCCGTGTTCCTAAGAAGAGGAATTTAGTGAAACTTGCAGAGTTTTATGGGGTTACTGAGGAAGAAATCACTGAAGAAAGTAGTTGAACCTCCTCTCAAGTGCATTGAATTAAAAATTCTGAGTTAATTCCGATATAACTCAGAGGTGATAGATATGGAACCAATAAAAACATTTTACATTTTTAATCGGGTTGTTTTTAGACATGGGGATGGAATCTCAGAGCTTACTTCGGTTACGAAAGAAAGTTGGGTAGACAATATAGTCACTCCTGAGGTTCTTTGCTCCTCGTTAAATGAGACACCTTTTAATAAAGCTTCGAAAGAACTTAAAAGCAGTATTGGTGTAGTTTATAAGGAACATATTACAGAAGAACAAGCCTATGCCCTAGTAGTACGATTCGAAAAAGAGGGGAAATATTCCTACTGAACATCAGACTCTCTCGATTGAGAAGGGCTTTATTTTGCTTTGTCTATTATGTTTAAATTCTGAATAAAAAATAGGTGATAACATGTACGGCAGCATAGGAATCAACTTAAGAATGCTAAGGTTCCAGAAGAACATGACTCAAAATGAAGTAGCTGGAGCTACTGGAATCAATATTAGAAAACTCAGTTATTACGAATGCAACAAAACTAAGCCCTCATTGGAGGACTTAGAAAAGTTAGCAAAATTTTATGGAGTAACTGTTGAGAAAATCAAAGACGTAATATACTAACAAGCCCCTCTCAATTAGAAGGGCTTTTATATTTATACTTCTTTTGCTAATTCACTTCTATTTGGAGCAAGTGGCGGCTGTTCTAACCAATTATTCTTAACCATAAGATCAAACCATTTCTTAGTAACCATAAGGTTTTCAAGAATTGTGGTTTCATAAGTAGTTACAAGGTCTGTTCGCATAGCCGAAGCTAGTCCTGCCCCATGGTAGTTTTGAGAAGCTTGATACAGGAATCCTATGTGATGCAGCATTAGCTTATCGGTAAAAGGAGAATCCGTTGAAGTTGTCACTTCTGTTTCCCAAGATTTCGGAACTGGTAAATTATCTCCTTGCATGATCTTAGAAAATGTTTTTATTTGGGAATCAGCTGTTTTCTCTGAATCGGTTAAAAACTTCCTAACATCTTTCGATTGAGCAACTTGACTGAAAGCCATAGAAAGGGTTTTAGCCATAATGCTTTTTTAAAGATTTAATGAAATGCTAATGATTTCTGTAGAGGCTAATTTTCTGCCCTTTCCGAAATATCCATCAGTAAAATCTTGGCTAGTTACATATTCAGGGTTTTTAGTAGGATAAAACAAAGGATCTCTTTGGAAGTATCCTTTCTCAAGCAATAACTCAATTGTTCGATGATACATTATTTTTGCATCGGTATCACAAGAATCATAAAAGTCCCTTAAGTCTTTTCTAACGGAAACACCTAATGCTGTAGTATGACCTAGCATGCCGTGTAACGTCATGATATGTAAATAATTCAAGCAAAAAATATCCGTGAACAATCTTTCTTTGCCTTTATAGAGGTCAGATTCAGTAAATCCTATCGGAATTGGGAACCCCTCTTTTTCCAAAAAGGATACAATTTGATTCTTTTGTTTTTCAAATGTATTAATAGCATCCTCAAAAATGTTTTTTATTGTTTCATCCTCAATAATAGTGACCATATATCGATTTATCACGTCTACCAATGTGCCATTCACATATTCTCCCCATAGTGTACCTATCTCGGAAGATGTAAGTTTTAATATATTCTCTTCCACAAAGTCACCTCATATATCATATACTTATCGTTTTCATTCTTTTTTTGAGTTTTATAAATGTACTTTACCATCTGCATCGTTTTAAGACCTAAAACTGTAATAATGATGGTATATATTGTTGTTAAAATTATCGCAGAATATCCTAAATATGTAATGTTGCCTGTTGTTTTAGAAAATCTCAAAAGTCTCACTTCCTTTGAATGAACTTGTATAATATTGTTCCCAATCTAAAAGCTTCAATGTATTGTGAATACATTTTGTAAAAATTTTCATTTGATTAAGAGGCCCCTCTCGAGTGAGAAGGGCTTTTAATATTGATTTCCCAAAAGCGAACTATCGTTTCCCCGGTCTTCTCTTTCTATCAAGGTCAAGAACCAGACAATGAATCCAAACCATATAATTGAAGCTACCTCAGCAACACCACTCTCCCCTAATGAGATCAAATACCAAACCAATACGCAGAAAAATGTTGTTACTGCCAGGCATGCAACTGTATACAGAAGATTTAACATCTCCCGTGCCTCCTTTATAAACAACTAATACGCTAAAAATAACACAAAGGGCTCTTGAAATATTAAGATGTTCCAAAGTGGCACATTTTTATATTCCTAAATAAAATAAGCCCTGGACTATTCATCCAAGGCTGATCTTTCCACTTACTTTTAAGATATTTTGCACCAAGTATTCTTGTCTGCAATTCCAACAATAGCTAAACCACAACGGGCATGATATTCCATAACCTCTCTCGATTGAAAAGGGTTTGTTTATTATTTAACACGTATGCGCTGACCAACATAGATAGTATAGTCTGCATCAAGGTTATTCCAATCCCTAATCTGTTGGATATTACTACCGTAAGTTCTACTTAGAGAATATACTGTATCTCCAGAAACAACAGTATGGAAAACTGCTGAGTTCTTCTTAGGAAGATTAAAACTCTTAACAATTCCATTCACATGGCCACGTGCAAGATTCTCAATAAAAGTGCTTGATTTCAGCTTGGCTGCATCATTGGTATTATCAATAAAGCCATTTTCTGTTAACAATGCCGGCATGCTTGTTTCACGAAGCACATAGAAGTTTGCCTGCTTTTTACCACGATCATTAAAATTAACCAGCTTCATAACCTCTGCATGGATGTTATTTTGATAAGTGGTTGTTGGAGCCCCAACTCCTGGATATACATAATCTTCATATCCTGTTCCCCCGCCTGCGTTAATGTGAACTGATAAGAAGAAATCAGCTCCCCATGCATTCGCAGCGTTTGTGCGCTCTGATAAAGATACTGTTTGATCCCCTGTACGGCTCATGCGGATTGAAACATTATCATATTCAAGGGTTAAAATATCTTTTATACGTGTGGCGATTTGTAGTGTTAAATCCTTTTCCTGAAGACCATTTCCTACCGCACCTGGATCTGTGCCGCCGTGACCTGGATCAATAAAAAGTTTTACCATATTTAAATCACCTCTAATAATATTTTTATTCACAAATCGATTAACTGCTTGTACTGCTGTCCTTCCTTTTCACATAGCAATCACTCCTTTCAATGAACAAAAAAGCCACCCCAAAGGGCAGCTTATTTTGGCCATTGATAGCGTTTAGCTTGTTGGCTATCCTCTATTCCCCTTGTTGTAGGATCATTTAAGGCATTCCACACACTCACCATTATTAGCAGCAAAATATACGGATTAGAAAATGCTCCTACTAGCAAATTAAAAACAGAACCCCACGTAGTGAGGTCCTGTGCGGTTAATCCATAATAACCAAGTATAGGTGCAAAAAATGCTAAAAATAGTTGTGCTAGGAATATTGGATTTTTAAAGCGTACTTTCCAATTTATCAATTTATTGCCCCCTCTTAAAACATTATAGATAATAGCGATTGCTCCCCCGATAATACCGGTGCAAGTCGCAGTAATAATGGCTCCTGTAATAGTTCTTTTAATCCAGGTTGTATTTTCGTCAATTTTATTTAGCTTTTCATTTATTGAAAAAATTTGTTGATCCTGTCTAGTTGTAATTTTTTCAAGGTTATTCACTCGATTCTCAATATTTCTAAGATCACCTTTTATTTCTGCAATTTCTTTGTCGTATATATTTTCATTAACCGGCTCCTTCAAGATAACCACCCTCCTTATAAGGATATCTTGTGCTTGTCCAGCTACATGGACTTAAGTGGCTAAAATTTATATTCTTTTCCACATTGAGCACTCTATAAGGTAGTAAATGAAAACCTTCTGCATCAAGTAACGGCAACTATCTCCATTTTGCATTAATAGTTCTTTTACAAAGTAATTTATTTCACTAACCTTTAAACACTGTAAAGATAATTGCAATACCGCCGCCAATTATAGCAGTGAAAACGGACATAATAATGGCATTTGTAATTGTTCTTTTTAGCCATTTAGTATCTTCTTTAATTTCCTTTAGGTCACCTTGGATGTTCTGGATTATTTGGTCTTGTAAGAGTGTTTTATCCTGTAGCCGGCGAATATCACCTTTCATTTCTTCAATGTCTTTATTTACAGATGTCTTCCATAAATCCATTGTTTCCGCCTCATTTGTCACTTACAATACCTCCTTTGAAGGTAATAAAAAAACCCTTAAATCTTAGGTTCTTTTGTACCATTTGCTTCCTTTGATTCAATTAGTTTGTTTTCAAGTTCCTGGACTTTCTGCTGCAATCCTTTATTTTGAGAAACCAAATTATCATGTTGTGCCTTCAAGATAATATTTTCGTATTTTAGTTTTCCAAGTTCACTCTGAAAATAAGAGTCTATAGAAATTGTTTGTTTTTCTTCGCTCATTGAATACCGTTCCTTTCAAGCTTCATTTTTAGTTCTTCAAATTCAGCAAGAGCATTTGATAGTTTTTCGTCCATTTCCTGAACAGCCTTCCATATCATAGAAGACATTTGATATATATCAATACCATCAGGCATTTCTGCCGTGTCCCCTTTAATGACAATGTTTTCAGGCGCTTCATCGGCAATCATCCCCATGAAAATTTTAGAATCATCATAATTAACCATGTTGTAAGTGTATATTGGAGTTGCAAGCACTTTTTCCAACGCCGATTCTTCATAGGGGAGGATATTCCTCTTTAGTCGTCTGTCGGAAGCATTGGATATAATAGCCTGTAAAGTTCCATATGCCCCATCCGAAGAATTTCTTATTTGTATGGTGTCAGAAGAAGAAAGCCATTTTATAATGGCCCTGTTCGCCATTCTTAATCCATCATGCCCACTAAGGCCCATGAACTCAGCTACACCGCCATCAGATGTGTTTATTAAAACCCTTCCGATTGAGTTGGAAATGTTGAGATTGTCATTGTTCAGGCTTCCATATCCAAACCATCCGCTTCTTGCACCACCTGTTTTGAAAAACTCTATATAACAATGGGTAGATCCATAAAGTTGAAGTAAATCTGCATCAGCATCAATCCAAACTTTATCCTTGAAAACGAATTCTCCGCTGTTTATGCTTTTGAATGTGATTCCATCAGGAGTTGAAAGCAAAGTTCTATTGCCGAGATTCCTATCTTTTCTTATATCAAGAAGCAATCCTGTATATTCAGGATCTGTTTCATTCACTTTAGATTTTCCGATTCCCAGCCTGTCTACATGAAGGTACAAAGGCCAACCAGTTGAAGTTCCATCAAGTGAATCTTTAACTCCCACAATATCAGCAGCAATCAAGCCATTATCTATGATCATATCGCCAAATTCATACTTGTATTCATAAGGCAAAAGACTTCCTTTAACACTATAGGTAATGTAATCTTCTCTTAATCTTTCTCTGATGTTTACACCATTTGAATAATCCAGTCTCCCTGATCTAAGAAAAGTAGACCTAACACGAGTGTAATCTCCTGCAGTTTCATATTTATCTTGGCTTATCGAACCGTTAGAAATAATTGTTCTTTCGGTTTGGTTGTCGGGATCATCCACTGTATAATAAATGGCTTGTTCCCCATACATGTATATCCTTCCTCCAAAGAATTCCCCTGCGTTAATGGTAGGTGAATTGATGGAAACGCCCGCTTCAAGTGTTCCTGCAAATTTAACATTTCCGTTTTCATCAACAATGAATTGATCATTGACGTTTAAACCTTCCCAAGCTTTAAGGTTCTTAACTTCAAAATCACCTTGAACGACTAAGTTCCCTCTCAGCCTGATTCTTACGTCTGTATCTCTTACATAAAGTTCCGTTCCTGAAGTCGTTGTATAGAAAGACATTTCAAAATGGCTTGGTTTTTTACCTGAATAAGCACCTTCAGGAACCTTCCTTGAAAACTGTACCCTTGTAGGGGTATTGGCGGGAACAGGCTGAAATGTGTGTATCTGAAATGGATCCGTCCAACTTCCCCCGCCTTCAAAATAAACCGTTATTGTGGCAGTTAATGTTGGCGCTGCCCCTGAAGTGTTTTTCGCATAAAGAAGGAAATCAAAAGCTATTTCATCCCCTTCTTCAGGCGCTGGCCTGTTGTATTTGTCAGCTGTTGTATCTTCCATAAGATATATATAACTTTTATACGGCAGCCATTGATACCAATTTTCACCGTCCCCAATATCAAGGAAACCATGACCCATATATCCATAAAGTAATTCTTCAGCTGTTGAAATGTTGGCCCCAAGCTGTGCCCTAACGTCAATTCTTGCAGCGTTTAAAACCCCTGTGTCGATAACGTCAGCATTAACACTTCCGATCTTGGCCCTGCCTATTGAAGCATCAGCCATTTTCGCCCCGTCAATATTGGCATTTAACGCAATGAGATCATTTGTTATCACTTGGGGAGTTATATCTCCTGCAACAATTCTTGCTGTTGTGGCTGTTTTTTGATCAGAAAACGGCCCGGCAGTTCCCGCCCTGTTCATCCCTCTAACCCTAATGTAATATTGCTGATTTGGCTCACCTTCATAAACAAATACGCTTGTCGTCGCCCTGGCTACTAGATTTGATATGTCAGGTGTAAAGTTAGGAACTGTTGAAACGTAAACTTCATACTCTTTCACATAGCTACTTAAATCTGCATCCCATTCAATAATGACCTTTGAAAAGGCTCCTGAAGCAGTTACATTTGGTTTTTGGGGTGTAATATCAGCAAAATCGGTATCATCAATAGGGCCAATTTCTCCGGGATTATCCCAGACCCCGGTTCTTCCATCAACCTTGCTTTCAATATTTTTCAGCCTTGATGCAAGATCAGTAAACAAGGGAAGGAAATTCCCAAGAATTATTTCTGTGTTTTCAGGATTTACTAAATCCCTTTTGATTTCGATTACTCTGGCTTCAACTCTCAATTCAGGTGTAAATTCTTTATCAATGGCAAAAACAGTATCACCCAAGCGAACTTTTTCATGTGAAAGTCCTGTGATTTGCTCCAAGTCTAAAACATTCATTTCATAAGTGATTCTTGGTGTGTTTGTGCTTTGCAGGGCATTCCATGTTTTGTCCAATAAAGCTTCAGGATCTGTTTCTTCCCCATCCTCAAAGACTCCGAATCTGTGAATTTTCTTTCCTGTGTCTGGATCTATTCGCCCAAATTGTTCAAGGGCCACCGGATCCCCAACCCATTGTTGGCCTAAAGGTTTATCAACAGGATCAAGTCCGGAACCGTTCCAAACAACATCTGCAAAAGTTAAACGCCTTGTATATCCTCCCGTTTCTGTCTGTTCGCCATTCCCACGCCCATATAAGGCCGTTTTCAGGTTAGAAGTATCAACAGTTCTTTTAATGGAAACCAGATCTTTTGTGAATTCAAACCGCTTCCCGGTATCAGCTCCCCGCCTTGCAAGAAGATCCACAAAACGCCCTATAATGGCTGAACCGTCAAAGTTTATGCGTTTCTTTAGTTCCCCGCCCCATGTACTGATGATCTTCTGAATTGAAGAAATGGCAGATTCATAGTAAAAATTTGTTGTTCTTAGGCCGAGATCCGCAACAGTTCCTTTTTTGAACCGGCTTTTTGATAGGGCATCAGTCATAGCGCTGTCTGCTGTTCCGTCAACGGTTCGCAAGTCCTCGATAATATCATCATTCATTTCAAAGAAAGCATGTTCAGCATAAGCTTTTGTGACAATTTCAATTCCGTTGTGTTCTTCTTCGATTTTGTAAATCTGGAATAACTGAAAATCTCCATCTTCGTCTTTGAATGTGACAAGATTGTTTTCTTTCACGTGTGCAGCCGCTTCATGATCTGCGGGAACTGAAAACTCAAAAGTATGATCTTTATTTAATTGCTCTGTGTGAATGGCATCAAAAAAGGGCATTTCTTGCTGTTGTCATTTTGTAACACAGCAAGAAGCCCTTCAGATTGTCCATCCAATATAAAAAGTTTGTTCATTTATAGCCACCTTCTTACATAAACAAGGCTTACTGTACTAACCCCAGCAGGCGTAACAGTTAATGTTGTATCTCCTGGATCCAAAGAGAAAAATCTGAATTAATATCAAGTGCAGTAATTAAGTTTGTTTTGCCGTTATAAGTAATTGTGCCAACTTGACAATCAATCACAACTTCATCGCCAGCCACAAAATTACGCACAATCCGTAGAAATTCATTAGAATTCTTTTCAATCTTTAATTCAGTAGCTGAAGCTGAAAAATCGACAGTGATTATAGGAAATGCTTCTGCCGTTCCTGTATTATTTATTGTTGCAGAATCGTTTGAAATCGTTGCAGAACTTTCTGTTATGGAATAAGCAAATGGATCCGGGCAAAGGAATTCAATTTCTGCCACCCGCTTTGCAAAGATCCCTTCAAAATCTGTATTTTCGATTACAACCGCATAATATTTCTTATCAGTTTCATCATCAAAAATCAGTTCTTGTGGTCCATTTTTGGGATTCAGCCACGAAGCCAAATCCCTTATTTTTGTTCTGAAATTAAAAAGAGAAGCACCGAAAAGGTTAATTTCAACCGTTATTCTCCGCTCCATAAACCGAAAACCAAAGTAATGAACCCCATTTTTTGATGGCGCTTGTGCCGTTCGGCTTTCAATCTCCGGGAGTGTATCACGACCTTGTATATTCGAGATTCTTATCCCTTTTGATGTTGAATGAATCCCATTAAAGGAAAATCCCCAACTCATGGGCTAACACCCCCTACACGTAAAGACCTGCTTTCTAAGCTTGCCAGTTTTTGAGAAATGCACCTTGCATCATTTTCAGTTCGGACATTAGGCATAATTAGCTGAATGGTTTTATTGACCACTCCTGCTGCAGCACTTGAAGCAGTTTGTGCAGAATGAACTTTCTGCTTGGAAATGTCTAACCTGGCATCTTGCAAAGGTTTCCTTGTGCCGATTGCAACAGTTTCCCCTACTTGGGTTGCTGCTTTCATCAGCTGTTTGGCCCTTGCTAAAAGCCCATCCTCTAAACCTTCCGTAAAGAATGAACCTAATTCAATAGCTACCCTTGAAGGGCTATGAATATCTAGAGCACTCTGGATCTTGTTTGCTATGCTTTTCGCAATGCTTCTGGCTGTGTCCATCAGGCTTCCAAACATGCCCCACAATCCACGAATAAGACCGCTTATGATGTTTCGCCCTATCCATTCAAGATCAACACCTTCTAGCCAATCTTGGGCCTGATTCCATATGTCCATGATCTTCTGTTTGACTTCATAAAGCTTTTCTTGAACCCCTTGCCTTAAAGCAACAAATTTTTCAATAGCAGTTCTGCGTATGGCTTCAGCTGTGTTTTGGACAATTCCCTTTGCTTCATTCCAAGTATTTTGTATTTTGGTTTCTATGGAATTGTATATTTCATTTGTTTTGTCCTTTAACGCTTGCCATTTTCCAGAAACATAGCTCCTTATATTCTCAGCTACATTATTTGCAGTGTTTTTCATGGCCAGCCAAGTATTGGAGAAAAATGTTTTTATTCCTTTCCACGTATTTTCTGTTACTGTTTTAACAGCTTTCCAAGTTTTATCTATGAAATCAGATATGAACTTTAGGGATTGCTCAAATAAAATCTTGGTTAAACTCCACATGTTAGAAAGGAAGTTTTTTACCTGTCCCCATTTTTCAGTTGTCCATTTGCTTATAGAATCCCAATTTTCATAGATTAAGAGTGCTAAAGCTACAACGATTCCCGAAATAATACCAACCGGGCCTGTGAGTGCAAGCATTGCTGTTCTGATTAACGGGAATATCGCCTTTACTTTAGATAACCATTGCCAGGCTGTTGTTAGTGGACCAATCATTGCCCCTAATACGGTTAAAAACGGGCCTATTGCAGCTGCTATTAGTCCGATTCCAACAGTTATTGCCTGCATAACTGGATCCATTTTTGCAAAGGCATCAGAAACAAATTGGATTGCTTGGGAGACATACGGGAGAACTGCCATGGCAAAGTCTAAAAGAACTTTCCCTAAAGGCTCCAGGGCAATCAAAGCTTCCCTTGTGAATTGCTTCCACTTGGTCCCAAAGGATTCTTCAGTTACCCGGTTCATTTCATCCATGGAACCTTTGACTCCTTTGACCCCTCCATCAATATTTCCAAGGGCATACATGGCATCAGCTTCAAGATCTTCCCACTTAGTCCCGTATAGACCAACACCAATTTCATTGGCTTTAACCTGATCATCCATTCCTTTTAATTCCGCTATGACTGCATTGTGAACGTCTTTAACCGTACCCTTACCGGCTAAGAAATCCTTCCATACCTTCTGGGTACTTTTAGACATTTGGCCCATAGCATCAGAAGTTGATTTGGATCCGTCTTTAATTTTGATTTGAAATTCCTTCATTGCATCATTGATGTAATCGAGGTTATACACTCCAGCTTTACTGCCTTGTTCTAACAGCTGAAAGTATTCAGAAGCAGAAAAGCCCATTTCAGCAAACAAAGGCGCATATTCGCTGAGATTATCGAACATTTCATTAGAGAAGTTCAGTCCGTTCTGCGCCCCATGTGCCATGAGATCAAATGCCTCTTCTGCAGAAATTCCAAACCCTTTTATAAGGTTTCCTCCAGCCCTTGTAACCTCATTTACATCTGCATCAAAGGTTTGGGCCAAGTTCATGGCTGATTTTGTTACGGTTTCAAGTTCTTCTTGATCCAATCCCTTGATATTTTGCCGGGTTTGAATCAAGGCGTTTGAAACATCTTCAAGGCTTTCACCGAATCCCGCTGTATAAATGTTTTTGGCTGTTTTGGTTAGTCTTTCAGCCTCTCCTTTGGTAAGTCCCAAACTATTTCTTATTTTCGCTTGTGCATCACTAACGGAAGTTGCAGCAGCAATCCCAGCAGCTCCCATTGCAGTAAGAGGAACCGTTACGGCCTTGGACATGGTTTCCCCAATGGATCCCATTCTGTCAGCTACATCTTGTACCCGGTTTTCAATCTGCTGAAGCCCTGACTCCACGTTATTTGTGTTTATTTCTGTATTGATGACAATGCGCCCATCACTCGAAGCCATGTTTTCACCTACCCTTTTTGTA
This window of the Cytobacillus pseudoceanisediminis genome carries:
- a CDS encoding Ger(x)C family spore germination protein, with the protein product MKSFILICLSMLLSGCVEKEIIDEINFEAGVGFDLAEDEENTYRGTVVFQEFEPDKSVINRTFSANGLLRQDMRLDVSKQSSEPLVTGGLQLAIFGPEISKKGIYDIVDSFHRDASIGARVFVATADGKSEDLLKGEYGTRGNATYIYNLIQHNIDHRDIPLTNLHIFSRDYYQKGKDPFLPRLKKPAMIK
- a CDS encoding Ger(x)C family spore germination C-terminal domain-containing protein → MGISLFQNDKEVSTLPAEELFFFKLLVDKYSEGNFEVKLKKGDIAAVESIKSKNKINMTDDLATITIHLKGIIREFTGDFLTPQIIGEVEKYLEKEIEKTCLKLLNQFQHLRIDPVGLGHKKKTKIGTLTLKSGKTITRC
- a CDS encoding helix-turn-helix domain-containing protein, with product MNLRMLRVKKRLTQQEVAKSIGVSQDTISNYERNSRVPKKRNLVKLAEFYGVTEEEITEESS
- a CDS encoding helix-turn-helix domain-containing protein codes for the protein MYGSIGINLRMLRFQKNMTQNEVAGATGINIRKLSYYECNKTKPSLEDLEKLAKFYGVTVEKIKDVIY
- a CDS encoding N-acetylmuramoyl-L-alanine amidase encodes the protein MVKLFIDPGHGGTDPGAVGNGLQEKDLTLQIATRIKDILTLEYDNVSIRMSRTGDQTVSLSERTNAANAWGADFFLSVHINAGGGTGYEDYVYPGVGAPTTTYQNNIHAEVMKLVNFNDRGKKQANFYVLRETSMPALLTENGFIDNTNDAAKLKSSTFIENLARGHVNGIVKSFNLPKKNSAVFHTVVSGDTVYSLSRTYGSNIQQIRDWNNLDADYTIYVGQRIRVK
- a CDS encoding phage holin, whose product is MINWKVRFKNPIFLAQLFLAFFAPILGYYGLTAQDLTTWGSVFNLLVGAFSNPYILLLIMVSVWNALNDPTTRGIEDSQQAKRYQWPK
- a CDS encoding hemolysin XhlA family protein yields the protein MTNEAETMDLWKTSVNKDIEEMKGDIRRLQDKTLLQDQIIQNIQGDLKEIKEDTKWLKRTITNAIIMSVFTAIIGGGIAIIFTVFKG
- a CDS encoding phage tail spike protein, which encodes MPFFDAIHTEQLNKDHTFEFSVPADHEAAAHVKENNLVTFKDEDGDFQLFQIYKIEEEHNGIEIVTKAYAEHAFFEMNDDIIEDLRTVDGTADSAMTDALSKSRFKKGTVADLGLRTTNFYYESAISSIQKIISTWGGELKKRINFDGSAIIGRFVDLLARRGADTGKRFEFTKDLVSIKRTVDTSNLKTALYGRGNGEQTETGGYTRRLTFADVVWNGSGLDPVDKPLGQQWVGDPVALEQFGRIDPDTGKKIHRFGVFEDGEETDPEALLDKTWNALQSTNTPRITYEMNVLDLEQITGLSHEKVRLGDTVFAIDKEFTPELRVEARVIEIKRDLVNPENTEIILGNFLPLFTDLASRLKNIESKVDGRTGVWDNPGEIGPIDDTDFADITPQKPNVTASGAFSKVIIEWDADLSSYVKEYEVYVSTVPNFTPDISNLVARATTSVFVYEGEPNQQYYIRVRGMNRAGTAGPFSDQKTATTARIVAGDITPQVITNDLIALNANIDGAKMADASIGRAKIGSVNADVIDTGVLNAARIDVRAQLGANISTAEELLYGYMGHGFLDIGDGENWYQWLPYKSYIYLMEDTTADKYNRPAPEEGDEIAFDFLLYAKNTSGAAPTLTATITVYFEGGGSWTDPFQIHTFQPVPANTPTRVQFSRKVPEGAYSGKKPSHFEMSFYTTTSGTELYVRDTDVRIRLRGNLVVQGDFEVKNLKAWEGLNVNDQFIVDENGNVKFAGTLEAGVSINSPTINAGEFFGGRIYMYGEQAIYYTVDDPDNQTERTIISNGSISQDKYETAGDYTRVRSTFLRSGRLDYSNGVNIRERLREDYITYSVKGSLLPYEYKYEFGDMIIDNGLIAADIVGVKDSLDGTSTGWPLYLHVDRLGIGKSKVNETDPEYTGLLLDIRKDRNLGNRTLLSTPDGITFKSINSGEFVFKDKVWIDADADLLQLYGSTHCYIEFFKTGGARSGWFGYGSLNNDNLNISNSIGRVLINTSDGGVAEFMGLSGHDGLRMANRAIIKWLSSSDTIQIRNSSDGAYGTLQAIISNASDRRLKRNILPYEESALEKVLATPIYTYNMVNYDDSKIFMGMIADEAPENIVIKGDTAEMPDGIDIYQMSSMIWKAVQEMDEKLSNALAEFEELKMKLERNGIQ
- a CDS encoding distal tail protein Dit; its protein translation is MSWGFSFNGIHSTSKGIRISNIQGRDTLPEIESRTAQAPSKNGVHYFGFRFMERRITVEINLFGASLFNFRTKIRDLASWLNPKNGPQELIFDDETDKKYYAVVIENTDFEGIFAKRVAEIEFLCPDPFAYSITESSATISNDSATINNTGTAEAFPIITVDFSASATELKIEKNSNEFLRIVRNFVAGDEVVIDCQVGTITYNGKTNLITALDINSDFSLWIQEIQH